In one Ictalurus furcatus strain D&B chromosome 28, Billie_1.0, whole genome shotgun sequence genomic region, the following are encoded:
- the prrc2b gene encoding protein PRRC2B isoform X2 produces MSDRLGQITKSKDGKSKYSSLNLFDKYKGKSIETQKTTVVARHGLQSLGKVAAARRMPPPAHLPSLKSENRGNDPNVIIVPKDGTGWANKQEQPDQKNSVVSTAPPPESQQPLPLQKSVSNLQKPTAAASQESTSTGGPKQWAQLNGKAVDQDVTLALPAGLRASNRLQPFSHEEFPTLKAAGEQDKVGKEKSAFDPSYGPGPSLRPQNVTSWREGGGRYLQPPSLSSALSSDSEGKTSASPEATTPIPPPSSSSTSSSSSANAVTTANATSPDPKDPSLRPAPPTRRTTPGLQYQLHHSSTTTYHDMLPAFMCPKEIRDGPSSSEHGAAAAAAAVVAPMRFDARPTFRPTYPPPDPVNGDVRRENRFGRVPPRPSPRPVRRPGGRPSRPAIINPDDLKDLDDLDNDCEDGWAGLHEEVDYSEKLKFSDDEEDHSPSDKSKIWGEWESRRERQSSLSSDGQEDAYHHQHDPLPSRKTNSRYSSTDGQPQQKTSGASESVEEQDESQRSAPPAPPRGKFVSPDVSEAVERARRRREEEERRAREERLAACAEKLKKLDEKFGKIERPAAHSGDAHGADNKELSPSPGRETGKPHQEAWQHGNKDVSEQKADALHSQDYRDDFSYRSEDDGPDHAQRHQKAVPPRFQKQQQDQVYKMQQWQQSGSGPAQRSYYPPHVLGFDPRWMMMPPYMDPRMTQGRSTVDYYSQSVHSSGVMKPAGQQDRLTSPGSASDEGCHPGTHPERRALAGDTYSVWSQDGYPPARSFTPPYQRQHERAERSQADDRSDRSCSQQDSYEERGMERVESPSEDLPHQGYRPSRGSDISLGSQRDEEAPQLPGHGEYLRPEHQKEGSSNRHQRDGLDSRDEAREGKEKSFDSGFWRKDDSGKKDKDGARWSDPGSSSSSSGGVSHPSEPSSRTFRRTGPIKKPVLKALKVEDKENEKPKSEPEEKPVPYRLEKEVLTNVYDLKKDNQPVISRHPAPPPPVASHDEKQSSWPKVEKLSDPSEESNKENGWDGGNSQVKENSESREPLPPRRNNWIFIDEEQAFAGARGVGRGRGRGFREFNSRGGGRGGRGDNRGTYNAGNIQRSGRGRGSRDFVKAEDLQRGKPRRRNMSETLSEASEYEELPKRRRQKNGENGEAAYSASGDTKRADRDSWRSNKVYNNDQSAGGEAREKPKTRSFGRSLPPRLNAGYSRGFGSKDFSSWRGRGSQFGGGAVQENGYNFTNESFSRKSAEGDFVKYPPKFASSFAENGVEDRDGEYHLDNENSDNRPLRRRRPPRQDKPPRFRRLRQERETGGQWNGDEYVNGDFTNPWPGRAKTGEDRWPGQYPGSRQQEFAPQGEDWETGSENSDLNDWREKRGEAAAEPGHGEPGSEKRELSKRSFSSQRPLVERQNRKSDILESSKMPLSGGGPANRNDGWQNGVTTNCRRSPEDTSPYGVEQSEDGLSTSNAESSGKKLEKDLKPRSLKGGDLSEPLSQYDLNSYPIESDSGVSIPSPDGFQDALAKKQRRPQEDERRRKEPGAPVTVKNRAIASKMPPRFAKKQGGISMEQPEETLSTNNLGTEIWETNSTALTVQSSGGDSWTKQVSYTGSEPNSEDSDAGPEQSKEHKPGPIGNERSLKNRKGSEGVERLEGPITPVNGVDIHVENVLPVPPIEFGVSAKDSDFSLPPGSAPVAVSNPVTKLQDALASNAGLAQGIPMLRRDHLQPGISLNPISFPSTDLTLKMESARKAWENSQSLPEQGSPGSAGSVSQPPCSSSSAVSYSSFGGVSMPPMPVASVAPSVSMQGNHIPPLYLDGHVFPSQPRLVPQTMTQQQSYQQAAAAQQIPISLHTSLQAQAQLGLRGGLPVSQSQEMFNSIPTFRSQVYMQPSLSHPSAMVLSGAAPLKGPYSAFPGMQPSEMVKPQSGSHFQPINGSQALVYDSTINQAAGMGTSQLMDSQLIQVTMPLPGSQLRYGSAQQHLILPQSIQLQQGQNLSVGAPRRIIPTASQPPVLTASRESQLEMKGFQFPDKASHSPGIPGGSYRPGSASPSGKPSGPGAPPTVGPLPGHYAQQVPPPQGNMVMHMRTSTSGPFPNPIQRPVMQVNKAVIMRSTPYSSPGHDPPHSTPPTNPEPPNKGAEEGTKVKVLREARQVVSDLKAPSSSSVIPGKLQEATAAGPGKPNRTGAIKPHSVKVEESKA; encoded by the exons ATGTCCGATCGTTTGGGGCAAATAACCAAGTCCAAGGATGGGAAAAGCAAGTATTCCTCGCTCAACCTTTTTGACAAGTACAAGGGAAAGTCAATAGAAACTCAGAAAACCACAG TTGTTGCTCGACATGGCTTACAGAGTCTTGGTAAAGTGGCCGCTGCCCGGCGCATGCCCCCGCCCGCTCACCTGCCGAGCCTGAAATCCGAGAACAGAGGAAACGATCCAAACGTGATTATTGTGCCCAAGGACGGAACAGGATGGGCGAACAAGCAGGAACAACCCGATCAAAAGAA TTCCGTTGTGTCGACAGCTCCGCCGCCGGAGTCGCAGCAGCCGCTGCCTTTGCAGAAATCCGTCTCCAATCTTCAGAAGCCAACAGCGGCAGCCAGCCAGGag AGCACAAGCACCGGTGGACCAAAGCAATGGGCACAACTAAATGGAAAGGCAGTAGATCAAGATG taacACTGGCTCTTCCTGCAGGTTTAAGGGCCTCAAACCGACTGCAGCCCTTCTCTCACGAGGAATTTCCGACgctgaaagcagcaggagaaCAGGACAAGGTTGGCAAGGAAAAAAGCGCCTTCGATCCGTCGTATGGGCCAGGACCAAGCCTCCGCCCTCAGA acgtGACGAGTTGGAGGGAGGGTGGAGGGAGGTACCTGCAGCCCCCGTCTCTATCCTCAGCCCTCTCCTCCGATTCAGAGGGCAAAACCAGTGCCTCTCCTGAGGCTACCACTCCTATTCCTCCTCCGTCCTCATcttccacttcctcttcctcttccgcTAACGCCGTCACCACCGCCAACGCGACGTCTCCCGACCCGAAGGATCCTTCGCTCCGACCGGCTCCGCCCACACGCCGAACGACGCCGGGTCTGCAGTATCAGCTCCATCACTCCTCGACCACCACCTACCACGACATGCTGCCCGCCTTT ATGTGTCCCAAGGAGATTCGTGATGGACCGAGTTCTTCCGAGCacggagctgctgctgctgctgctgctgttgtcgCCCCTATGCGCTTTGATGCTCGACCTACGTTTAGACCGACTTACCCTCCTCCTGATCCTGTCAA CGGAGACGTGCGGAGAGAAAACCGGTTCGGCCGAGTCCCACCTCGTCCCTCTCCCCGGCCCGTCCGGCGTCCCGGAGGCCGGCCTTCCCGTCCCGCCATCATCAACCCCGACGATCTGAAAGACCTGGACGACCTGGACAACGATTGCGAGGATGGATGGGCAG GTCTTCACGAGGAGGTGGATTACAGTGAGAAGCTCAAATTCAGTGACGATGAAGAGGATCACTCCCCCAGCGATAAGAGCAAGATCTG GGGAGAGTGGGAGTCTCGTCGCGAGCGCCAGTCGTCCCTGAGCTCAGACGGTCAGGAAGATGCGTACCATCACCAGCACGATCCTCTGCCTTCCAGAAAAACCAACAGCAGATACAGCTCCACAGACGGTCAG CCCCAGCAGAAGACCAGCGGTGCGAGCGAGTCTGTGGAGGAACAGGACGAGTCTCAGCGTTCCGCTCCTCCTGCCCCTCCTCGGGGAAAATTCGTCTCGCCGGATGTCTCCGAAGCCGTAGAGAGGGCGCGGCGGAGgcgtgaggaggaggagaggcgCGCCCGAGAGGAGAGGCTAGCCGCCTGTGCCGAGAAACTCAAGAAACTGGACGAGAAATTCGGCAAGATCGAGAGACCGGCGGCGCACTCCGGCGACGCGCACGGAGCAGATAACAAGGAGCTTTCACCGTCACccgggagagagacaggcaaaCCTCACCAGGAAGCCTGGCAGCATGGGAATAAAG ATGTGTCCGAGCAGAAAGCCGACGCGCTCCACAGCCAGGACTACCGAGACGATTTCAGCTACAGGAGCGAGGACGACGGTCCGGATCATGCTCAACGCCACCAGAAGGCCGTTCCACCCCGTTTCCAAAAGCAGCAGCAG GATCAGGTGTATAAGATGCAGCAGTGGCAGCAGTCTGGTTCTGGTCCTGCTCAGAGGAGTTATTACCCCCCTCACGTGCTCGGGTTTGACCCCCGCTGGATGATGATGCCCCCTTACATGGACCCACGCATGACCCAGGGACGCTCGACTGTTGATTATTACTCTCAGAGTGTCCACTCCTCGG GCGTGATGAAGCCGGCCGGGCAGCAGGATCGCCTCACCAGCCCTGGGTCTGCCTCGGATGAGGGTTGCCATCCCGGGACGCATCCGGAAAGGAGAGCGCTCGCTGGTGACACTTACTCGGTTTGGAGCCAAGATGGCTACCCACCTGCGCGCAGTTTCACCCCACCTTACCAGAGACAGCACGAGCGCGCTGAGAGGAGTCAGGCAGACGACAG gaGTGACCGGTCATGCTCTCAGCAGGACTCCTACgaggagagagggatggaaCGGGTCGAAAGTCCTTCAGAAGATCTTCCGCATCAGGGCTATCGCCCGAGTCGAGGGTCCGATATTTCTCTTGGCTCGCAGCGAGACGAAGAAGCGCCTCAGCTGCCAGGACACGGCGAGTACTTAAGACCCGAGCACCAGAAGGAGGGTTCCTCTAACCGGCACCAGAGAGACGGTCTGGATTCTCGTGACGAAGCACGTGAGGGCAAGGAGAAGAGTTTCGACTCTGGTTTTTGGAGGAAAGACGACTCCGGGAAGAAAGACAAAGACGGCGCGCGGTGGTCCGATCCGGGGtctagcagcagcagtagcggCGGGGTTAGCCACCCGTCCGAACCGAGCAGCAGAACCTTTAGGAGGACTGGTCCTATCAAGAAACCGGTGCTCAAGGCCCTGAAAGTGGAGGACAAGGAGAACGAGAAGCCCAAATCTGAACCGGAAGAGAAGCCTGTTCCATACAGACTCGAGAAGGAAGTCCTTACCAACGTCTACGACCTGAAAAAGGACAACCAGCCGGTGATCAGCAGGCACccggctcctcctcctcccgtCGCCTCTCATGACGAGAAGCAGTCTTCTTGGCCGAAAGTCGAAAAACTGAGCGACCCGAGCGAAGAGTCCAACAAGGAGAACGGCTGGGATGGTGGTAATTCCCAGGTGAAAGAGAACTCCGAAAGCAGAGAGCCTCTGCCGCCTCGCCGCAACAACTGGATCTTTATCGACGAAGAGCAGGCGTTCGCCGGAGCCAGAGGAGTGGGACGAGGCCGcgggagaggcttcagagagttCAACTCGCGCGGAGGAGGCCGAGGAGGGCGTGGCGACAATAGAGGAACGTACAACGCCGGGAATATCCAACGGTCAGGCCGAGGTCGAGGGTCGAGGGATTTTGTTAAGGCCGAGGATTTGCAACGAGGCAAACCGCGAAGACGGAACATGAGCGAGACTCTGAGTGAGGCCTCGGAATACGAAGAGCTGCCCAAACGCCGTCGCCAGAAAAACGGAGAGAACGGAGAAGCTGCGTATTCCGCATCCGGAGACACTAAAAGGGCAGATAGGGATTCCTGGAGGTCCAATAAGGTCTACAATAACGACCAGAGCGCCGGTGGAGAAGCGAGGGAAAAACCCAAAACCAGAAGTTTCGGTCGGTCCCTTCCTCCACGCCTGAACGCCGGGTACAGCCGTGGGTTCGGCTCGAAGGATTTTTCCTCTTGGCGTGGAAGAGGGAGCCAGTTCGGAGGCGGAGCCGTGCAGGAGAACGGCTACAACTTTACAAACGAGTCCTTCTCAAGAAAATCCGCGGAAGGCGACTTTGTGAAATACCCTCCGAAGTTCGCCTCGTCTTTCGCGGAGAACGGAGTCGAAGACCGAGACGGCGAGTACCATCTGGACAACGAAAACTCTGACAACCGGCCGCTGAGGAGAAGACGCCCTCCTCGCCAAGACAAACCCCCTCGGTTTCGCCGTCTACGCCAGGAACGAGAAACCGGAGGGCAGTGGAACGGCGACGAGTACGTCAACGGGGATTTCACTAATCCTTGGCCGGGTCGGGCCAAAACCGGAGAAGACCGTTGGCCTGGTCAGTATCCCGGGAGTAGGCAGCAGGAATTCGCTCCTCAGGGGGAGGACTGGGAAACCGGATCGGAAAACAGCGACTTGAACGACTGGAGAGAGAAACGCGGCGAAGCGGCTGCAGAACCGGGCCATGGGGAGCCGGGCTCCGAGAAACGAGAGCTCTCCAAGAGAAGTTTCTCCAGCCAGCGCCCTCTGGTGGAGAGACAGAATCGCAAGAGTGACATTTTGGAAAGCTCAAAGATGCCTTTGTCCGGCGGCGGTCCGGCGAACCGAAACGACGGCTGGCAGAACGGAGTGACGACCAACTGCAGACG GAGTCCCGAGGACACTTCTCCGTACGGCGTGGAGCAGAGCGAGGATGGCCTTTCCACCAGCAACGCTGAATCTTCAGGAAAGAAGCTGGAGAAAGATCTAAAACCGAGAAGCTTGAAGGGGGGAGACCTGTCCGAGCCGCTTTCACAGTACGACCTGAACAGCTACCCGA TCGAAAGCGACTCGGGAGTCTCTATTCCGAGTCCCGACGGATTCCAAGACGCTCTCGCCAAAAAACAGCGGCGTCCACAGGAGGACGAACGCAGGAGGAAGGAGCCGGGAGCGCCG GTAACGGTAAAGAACAGAGCGATTGCTTCAAAAATGCCTCCTCGTTTCGCAAAGAAGCAGGGCGGTATCTCGATGGAACAGCCCGAGGAAACACTCTCGACAAACAACCTCGGCACTGAGATCTGGGAGACCAACAGCACGG CTCTAACAGTTCAGTCGTCTGGTGGAGACTCGTGGACGAAGCAGGTGTCGTACACCGGGAGCGAACCGAATTCAGAG GATTCGGACGCGGGGCCGGAGCAGAGCAAAGAGCACAAACCCGGGCCGATCGGAAACGAGCGCTCTCTGAAGAACCGCAAGGGTTCCGAGGGCGTGGAGCGTCTGGAGGGCCCCATCACGCCCGTTAACGGAGTGGACATCCACGTGGAGAACGTCCTCCCCGTCCCGCCCATCGAGTTCGGCGTCAGCGCCAAGGACTCGGACTTCAGCCTCCCTCCGGGATCGGCGCCGGTGGCCGTGTCCAACCCCGTCACCAAGCTGCAGGACGCTCTCGCCAGCAAC GCGGGCCTTGCTCAGGGCATTCCTATGCTGCGTCGAGATCACCTGCAGCCCGGGATCAGCCTCAATCCCATTTCCTTCCCCAGCACCGACCTCACACTCAAG ATGGAGTCTGCACGTAAAGCCTGGGAGAACTCGCAGTCCCTCCCCGAGCAGGGTTCTCCGGGCAGCGCCGGGTCCGTCTCGCAGCCTCCCTGCAGCTCGTCCAGCGCCGTCAGTTACAGCTCGTTCGGAGGAGTGTCCATGCCTCCCATGCCCGTGGCATCTGTCGCTCCCTCCGTGTCCATGCAAG GTAATCACATCCCCCCTCTGTACCTGGACGGCCACGTGTTTCCAAGCCAGCCTCGTTTGGTGCCGCAGACCATGACTCAGCAGCAAAGCTACCAGCAG GCTGCAGCTGCTCAGCAGATCCCCATCTCCCTCCACACGTCTCTGCAGGCTCAGGCTCAGTTGGGACTCCGGGGCGGTCTGCCCGTGTCTCAGTCCCAGGAGATGTTCAACTCTATTCCTACTTTcag GTCGCAGGTGTACATGCAGCCCAGCCTGTCCCACCCGAGCGCCATGGTGCTTTCCGGTGCGGCCCCTCTGAAAGGGCCGTACTCGGCGTTCCCCGGCATGCAGCCCTCCGAGATGGTGAAGCCGCAGTCCGGCTCGCACTTCCAGCCTATTAACGGCAGCCAGGCGCTGGTTTATGACAGCACCATCAACCAGGCGGCGGGAATGGGCACGTCTCAGCTCATGGACTCGCAGCTCATTCAg gtgACGATGCCTTTACCCGGTTCTCAGCTGCGTTACGGTTCGGCCCAGCAGCACCTGATCCTCCCGCAGTCCATCCAGCTCCAGCAGGGGCAGAACCTGTCTGTCGGCGCCCCACGCCGCATCATTCCCACCGCGTCCCAGCCTCCCGTCCTCACCGCCAGCCGAGAG TCTCAGCTGGAGATGAAAGGATTTCAGTTCCCTGATAAAGCCAGCCACTCACCTGGGATACCTGGCGGCTCGTACAG GCCAGGTTCTGCCAGCCCCAGTGGGAAGCCATCTGGTCCCGGTGCCCCCCCGACCGTCGGCCCGCTCCCCGGCCATTATGCTCAACAG GTGCCCCCTCCACAGGGCAATATGGTGATGCACATGCGCACCTCTACCAGCGGGCCTTTCCCAAACCCCATCCAGAGACCTGTAATGCAGGTAAACAAGGCTGTAATTATGCGCTCTACCCCTTACTCGAGCCCGGGCCACGATCCTCCCCACTCCACCCCCCCTACCAACCCGGAGCCCCCTAACAAGGGTGCGGAGGAGGGCACGAAG GTGAAGGTCCTTCGTGAGGCTCGGCAGGTTGTGTCCGATCTGAAGGCGCCCTCTTCCTCATCCGTGATTCCCGGGAAACTGCAGGAGGCCACTGCAGCCGGACCGGGGAAACCGAACCGCACCGGAGCCATTAAACCTCATAGCGTTAAAGTGGAGGAGAGCAAGGCCTGA